One genomic segment of Acidobacteriota bacterium includes these proteins:
- a CDS encoding phosphoribosylaminoimidazolesuccinocarboxamide synthase, whose product MQSSIPGAVKETHLEGIPLRARGKVRDIYDLGDRLLIVATDRLSAFDFVLPNPIPDKGKVLNQISEFWFKEFAELVPNHTVATEVEDFPESLHRFADQLVGRTTLAKKLDMLPIECVARGYLSGSGWKEYQANGTVCGISLPEGLRESDRLPESIFTPATKAVDGHDENISFDQAVELIGPERAEEARSMTLQLYSAGASLASERNIIIADTKFEFGLDGDRLVLGDEVLTPDSSRFWPADKYEPGRGQESFDKQFVRDYLESIGWDKQPPVPELPNEIVLGSRQRYLEIFEILTGQKLR is encoded by the coding sequence ATGCAGAGCAGTATTCCTGGTGCGGTCAAAGAGACCCACCTAGAAGGCATCCCGTTACGCGCCCGCGGCAAGGTCCGAGACATCTACGACCTTGGCGATCGTCTGTTGATCGTCGCGACGGATCGCCTATCCGCATTCGATTTCGTTTTGCCCAATCCGATTCCGGACAAGGGCAAGGTTCTCAATCAAATCTCCGAATTCTGGTTCAAGGAATTCGCGGAACTCGTGCCGAACCACACCGTGGCGACCGAGGTCGAGGACTTCCCGGAGTCGCTCCACCGCTTCGCGGACCAGCTGGTCGGACGAACCACACTCGCCAAGAAGTTGGACATGCTGCCGATCGAGTGTGTCGCCCGTGGGTATCTGTCGGGTTCGGGTTGGAAGGAGTACCAGGCAAACGGTACGGTCTGTGGGATCTCGCTCCCGGAGGGACTGCGGGAATCGGATCGTCTGCCGGAGTCGATCTTCACGCCGGCGACCAAGGCCGTCGACGGGCATGACGAGAACATCTCCTTCGATCAAGCTGTGGAGCTGATCGGACCCGAGCGAGCGGAGGAGGCTCGCAGCATGACGCTGCAGCTTTACTCGGCCGGCGCGTCCCTGGCCAGCGAGCGCAACATCATCATCGCCGACACGAAGTTCGAGTTTGGTCTCGACGGAGATCGCCTTGTGCTTGGCGACGAGGTGTTGACCCCGGACTCGTCACGATTCTGGCCGGCGGATAAGTACGAACCCGGCCGCGGTCAGGAGTCGTTCGACAAGCAGTTCGTTCGAGACTATCTGGAGTCCATCGGCTGGGACAAACAGCCGCCGGTGCCCGAGCTTCCGAACGAGATCGTTCTGGGTTCGCGACAGCGTTACCTGGAGATCTTCGAGATCCTCACGGGTCAAAAGCTGCGTTAG
- a CDS encoding dihydroorotase: MKILLKNGHLLDPAADIDEPMDVLVDDGKIARIEKTIKASADETLDMKGLVVCPGFIDMHVHLREPGQEWKETVASGTAAAARGGFTSVACMANTVPVNDTRSVTQLIVKQAAQHGAVNVFPIGCVTKGMEGEQLAEMGDMLDAGAVAFSDDGKPVHSSMMMRKALEYSQVFGVPIIDHCEDPVLVDGGVMNEGELSTRLGLGGWPAVAEDIMVVRDIILAEYTGGHVHIAHTSTGQAVDFVREGKKKKVRVTCEVTPHHFVLTEEAVSGFDTDAKMNPPLRSAKDRKALLQGLADGTVDAIATDHAPHHCDEKCVEFSVAPFGVVGLETAIPLSLHHLVHADVLPLRRMVELFTRGPAEILRLDRGTLTPGGVADITVLDIHRPFHVAPQEFVSKGRNTPFKGWDLTGAAVLTIVSGRVVHDGRSAGD; encoded by the coding sequence ATGAAGATCCTTCTTAAGAACGGGCACCTTCTTGATCCGGCGGCGGACATCGATGAACCGATGGACGTTCTGGTGGACGACGGCAAGATCGCCAGGATCGAGAAGACGATCAAGGCGAGCGCAGACGAGACCCTGGACATGAAGGGGCTGGTGGTCTGCCCGGGTTTCATTGACATGCACGTTCACCTTCGCGAACCGGGGCAAGAGTGGAAGGAGACGGTCGCCAGCGGGACCGCCGCCGCGGCCCGTGGTGGTTTCACCAGCGTCGCCTGTATGGCCAACACGGTTCCGGTGAACGACACGCGCTCGGTGACCCAGCTGATCGTCAAGCAGGCCGCGCAACACGGTGCGGTCAACGTCTTCCCCATCGGTTGTGTGACCAAGGGAATGGAAGGCGAGCAGCTGGCGGAGATGGGGGACATGCTGGACGCCGGTGCCGTCGCGTTCTCGGATGACGGCAAGCCGGTCCACTCGAGCATGATGATGCGCAAGGCGCTCGAGTACTCCCAGGTGTTCGGTGTGCCGATCATCGATCATTGCGAGGATCCGGTGCTTGTTGACGGCGGTGTGATGAACGAGGGCGAATTGTCGACCCGCCTCGGTCTTGGCGGGTGGCCCGCGGTCGCCGAGGACATCATGGTCGTGCGGGACATCATCCTCGCGGAGTACACCGGTGGCCACGTCCATATCGCGCACACGTCCACGGGCCAGGCGGTGGATTTCGTACGCGAGGGAAAGAAGAAGAAAGTGCGTGTGACCTGTGAGGTGACACCCCATCACTTCGTGCTGACCGAGGAGGCCGTTTCCGGTTTCGATACGGACGCCAAGATGAACCCGCCGTTGCGTTCCGCGAAGGATCGTAAGGCCCTCCTCCAGGGATTGGCCGACGGCACCGTGGACGCCATCGCCACCGATCATGCCCCCCATCACTGTGACGAGAAGTGCGTCGAATTCTCGGTCGCGCCGTTCGGTGTCGTGGGGCTCGAGACGGCGATCCCGCTCAGCCTGCACCATCTCGTACACGCGGACGTCCTGCCGCTCAGACGGATGGTCGAACTCTTCACCCGTGGCCCTGCGGAGATTCTGCGTCTGGATCGGGGCACGCTGACACCCGGTGGAGTCGCGGATATTACGGTGCTGGATATCCACCGCCCGTTCCACGTGGCGCCTCAGGAGTTCGTCTCGAAGGGTCGGAATACGCCTTTCAAGGGCTGGGATCTGACGGGCGCGGCGGTCCTGACCATCGTCAGTGGGCGTGTCGTCCACGACGGTCGATCCGCGGGCGATTGA